CATTCCCATTCTTGAGAGCATGTTCGAAAATCCTACGATCAGGTTTGTTAATTCCTACGATTTCTGAAATAACGATGGTATCGAAATAAGGAGCGAGTTTACTATGTTCCAATTTTTTTTCACAGGCTTCTTTAAAGCCATTTGAAATCAAATGTAAGGTATATCTGTCTTGCAGGTAACCTAGGGTTTCATGGGCATTTGGGAATAGATTAGTTTTGGTAGGGCAGATCTCTAGATATTCCTCTTCAAAAGCAACAGGAAACAGTTCCGGGTTAACACCCAATTGCGTAAATGTATCAGCGAACCTTAGTTTTCTTAAGGTTGGTTTGTCTATTTTACCATGATGGTATAAGTCCCACAGTCTATGATTGTTGATTGTATATGTAGCGATGAAGGTCTCGGAGGTGGGGGAGTTGAAGATATGATCAAAAGAATATCTGAAATACAATTCATGCAAAGTTTCTTCAGCATTCCTGTCAAAATCCCATATGGTATGGTCTAAATCGAAAAATATATGCTTTTTATCTTGGAACATGTGCAAATATAAGGTCTAATGTTTCCTTAATCAACAAGGATTCTAAGTTTACTGTCATAAAGTTGGGCTTACTTCCTAATAAGGACGTATTTAAGTACATTTGCGCAGGAAACATAGTGTATGAAGAAAGCTTTATTTCTATTTTATTTTCTTATATTTTATGCAATTACACAATTGCTATGGTGGGGTTATATTCTTGTAAAATTTGAACCTGACCGCAAAGGTATGATTATAGGGGAAGGTCTTATTTTCATGCTGATTTTTGTTTGGGGGGCTTTAAAGCTTAAAAAGCAAGTAAAAAGAGAGCATGAAATTAACCAGCAACAACAAAACTTTCTGTTGGCGATTACCCATGAATTGAAATCTCCATTGGCATCTGTGAAGTTGTATATCCAAACCATTTTGAAAAGGGACCTAGATAGGGAACAGCAAAAGGTTTTTTTGGCGAATTCACTAAAGGATATTGAGCGCTTGGATGATTTGGTTGAAAACGTATTGTTAACGACGAAATTGGAGAATAGAGCTTATCAATTGCCGAAGGAGGCTTTTAATATGACGGTTTTGGTTGAAGAGATTATTGACCGTCTTCAGAAAAATGCTTGCAAATCGCAGATTATAAAATATGATTTGGAGCCCAATATTGAACTCAAAGCGGATAAATTTGCGATCACCAACGTCATCACGAACTTGGTTGAGAACGCTGTCAAATATTCACCTCCCTGTGCCACTGTCTTTGTGAAGTTGCAGCAACAGGCTGGAAACCTTCTTTTTTCTGTGACAGACCATGGAGAAGGAATACCTGATGAAGAAAAAAAACTTATATTTAATAAGTTTTATCGAGTAGGCAGTGAAGCAACCCGTAAAACCAAAGGGACTGGTTTGGGGTTATATATTGTTAAAACAGTGTTACAAAAACACAATGCCACCATTCGGGTGAAAAACAACAACCCAACGGGTAGCATTTTTGAAGTTATTTTTGAAAATTATGCAAACTAAACAACGTATACTATTAGTTGAAGACGAAGAGCATCTTTTGGAAGCTATCAAATTAAACTTGGAGCTTGAAGGATACCGTGTTACTACCGCGACAGATGGTAAGAAAGCATTAAAAATATTTAAGGAAGAGCGTTTCAATCTGATTATCCTAGATGTGATGATCCCAGAAATCGATGGCTTTCAAGTAGCAGAAACGATCAGGCTTCAGAATTCTGAAGTCCCTATTATGTTTTTGACTGCCAAAAACAGCTCTGAAGACCGTATTACGGGTTTGAAAAAAGGTGCTGATGATTATTTGGTTAAACCATTCAACCTTGAAGAGCTGATCTTACGTGTTAGCAATTTGATCCGCAGAGGAATGAAAGGTGAGGATTTGAAAGAACTGAATTCCTATACCATTGGGGATAAGACCATTTATTTCAATTCATTTGAACTGCATCATGCTGATGGTACCATTACTTCTTTGACCAAAAAAGAAACGATGTTGTTAAAGTTATTGATTGAGCGCAGAAATGAAGCAGTATCTCGTGAACAAATCCTAGAGACGGTTTGGAATTACGATGTGTATCCTTCAACACGTACCATTGATAATTTTATCCTGACTTTCAGGAAATATTTTGAACCTGATCAAAAACATCCAATTTATTTCCATTCCATCCGTGGGGTAGGATATAAGTTTACTGATAATTCGAACTAAACTTACAGATGACTAATCAAGCTCGAAAAATAGTAATCGCAATTGCGATTGCATTTCTATTGTATGCTATCTACGCTAAGCATTACAATATTGCTGTCTATATTTTCGGCGGTATTACCTACCTAGTTTGGAGTTATCTGAAAGAAGGTACGGTTTATTTAGCGACACAAGCTTTCCATAAGCAAGATTACGAGAAAACGAAGAAACTTTTGGCGGAGATCAAGAACCCTGATAAACTAAGAAAGGGAAGGCGTAACTTCTATGAATTTATGATGGGTAATATCGCTTTGAAGGAGGATAGGATTGAGGAGGCTGAATATCATTTTCAATTAGCTTCAAGATTGCCATGGCGCAAGGACAATGAAAAAGGTATGGTTTTGATCAACCTTGCCAATATCAACCTGAGGAAACACGATTATGAACGTGTGCAAGCCTATTTAGATGTTGCGACCAAACTTCGGTTGACAGCGCGGCAGCAATCAATTATTGAGAAAATACAAAACGAAGTAAATAAGCATAAATAGTGGACAAAAATTTAAAAAACGATCTATTGATTCGTGCTGCGTTATCGCAGCCTACGGAGAGACCTCCAGTGTGGATGATGCGTCAAGCAGGAAGATTCATGAAAGAATATTGGGAAATCAAGAACAAATATTCCTTTCTAGAGATGTGCAAAACTCCTGAGATTGCTGCAGATGTTACCATGCTGCCAATAGACCTCTTGGGTGTTGATGCAGCTATTCTATTTTCGGATATCCTTGTTACGGCGGAAGCGATGGGTGGAGACCTATCTTTCGAGCAAGGTGTTGGGCCAAGATTTTCCAATCCGATCAGGACAGCAAAAGATGCTGAATACTTAAATGTAGATTGTTTGGACAAATTGCAATATGTAGGTGATGCTATCCGTGTGATCCAAAATCGTCTAGATGGATTCGTTCCTTTGATTGGATTCGCAGGTGCCCCTTTCACCATTTTGAGCTATTTAGTAGAAGGTGGTTCTTCAAAAGACTTCAAATTGACGAAGACTTTTATGAACAATCAGCCCGAATTGGCACACAGCATTTTACAAAAAATTGCAGATGTGACGGTAGACTATCTGAACATGCAAATTGAGGCTGGAGTGAATGCTTTACAATTATTCGATAGTTGGGCACTGGCTCTATCATGGAATGATTATCAGGAATTCTCCCATAAATACAATAAATACATCATATCTAAACTGAATAGAAAAGATGTCCCAATCATTTCATTCAGTAAAGGAAGTTCTGTGTTTGCTCCGATTATGGCAGATGCAAATCCAGATGTAGTATCCGTGGATTGGAATGCAGACCTATTGAACATCAAAAAAGCCTTACCTCATAATATGGCAGTTCAAGGAAACTTAGATCCATTTGTATTATATGCAGATAAGCCTGTTATCAAGAAAAAGATTTTAGAATTATTCGAGCGTATGCGTGGTGAGAATGGCTTTATCTTTAACCTTGGCCATGGTATTATGCCGGATATGCCTTTTGACAACGTTAAGTACGCTATTGACGTTATCAAAGAATTTAGATATTAATATTATAAACATAGAAAAGGAGCCTCCACATTGTGAAGGCTCCTTTTCTATGATATCATTACGTTAGCATGGCGTTAATTGAGGATATAATTTCTATTTTTGGTTATTAATAAGATTTATGCTTTACTTATACGCGAAAGCGATACATATCATTTTTGTTATTTGTTGGATGGCAGGTTTGTTTTATATGCCTAGATTATTCGTTTATCATACCGAGGCAAAACAAAAGACTGATATTGAATACCAAGTATTGCACAAACAGTTTGTGGTCATGGAGAACAGGCTGTGGTGGGTTATCACAACTCCAGCGATGTACCTTACAATAGCATCAGCCCTGGTGATGTTATATGTAAACCCAGCATTGTTGACTGCAGGATGGATGCAAGTTAAGTTATGTTTCGTTGCTGCACTTGTTCTCTATCATTTCAAATCCCAGCAAATCATGCATCAGTTAAGAGATGAAAAATCAACATGGACATCCACTCAATTAAGGATGTGGAATGAGGTGTCTACCATTATCTTATTTGCTATTGTATTTTTGGTCATCTTGAAATCCGCTTTTGGATGGATTTTTGGCGTAGTGGGAATTGTAGGATTAGGAATTGTACTCATGATACTTGTTAAGCTCTATAAAAAATACCGGAAGGCCAAGGGTGAGCAAGTAGATTAATCAATATATTATGAAGAAATTACTTTGGATTTTATGTGCTTTTATTTTTCCATTAGCTCTTAATGCACAAGAACACGACTGGGCTTTTGGACTTTTTGGTGATCTAAAATTAGATGATGCCGCTTATGATGCTAGTTTCGGGGTACAAGGTAAATATGACTTCAGCAACCATCAGTCTGTTCAAGCTCAAATCCACGGGAGGGGTGATCTTTTGGCTGTAGGTGCCGATTATTTGGTGAATATCTTTGATAAGGAAAAATCGAATTTCAATATTTTTCTAGGAGCAGGCCTTGGTCAAGAATTCTTTACCTATGACTATTCAGTGGAAGGACCTGATGACCAACCTATCCGTAGGAAAGAAAATTTTACGAAAGCTAATGGTCAGGTAGGATTGAGCTATTACTTTCCAACCGTAGACCTATCCTTATACACTGCTTATAAACTGAAGTATCAATTTAAGGATGGGATCACCGAGCCTAACTATGTCATGCTAGGTTTAAGATATCATATCTGGTAATGTTTTGGAGGTTAGATTCCTCCAAAACAGATATATTTTACTTCTATATATTCGTCTAAACCGTATTTAGATCCTTCTCTTCCGAGTCCTGATTGCTTAACTCCTCCAAAAGGAGCGGAGGCATTTGAAATCAGTCCAGTATTTACGCCAACCATTCCAGCTTCTAATTGTTCAGAAACCCTGAAACATTGATTTACATTCTCACTGAAGAAATATGATGCCAAGCCAAAAGGAGTGTCATTAGCTAATTTAATAGCTTCATCTTCAGTTTTAAATTTAAACAATGCACATATAGGTCCAAAAGTTTCTTCTGTTGAAATCACGCTATCCTTTGGCATATCGATCAATACGGTAGGTTCATAGAATAGGCCCTTTATTGGTTTGCCACCTGTTGCTACTTTTGCTCCTTTGTCAATGGCATCTTGGACATGTTCTTCAACCTTTTTCAAGCCTTCAGAATTGATCAATGGGCCAACTTGTGTTCCTTTTTTAAGACCATCTCCAACAGCTAAGGCCTTAACGGCTTCCGTTAATTTCGTGCTGAATTCCTTGTAGACTTCTTCTTGAACATAAAATCTGTTGATGGACACACAGGTTTGTCCTGTATTTCTGAATTTTCCTGAAACAGCACCTTTTACTGCCTTATCGATATCTGCGTTATTAAACACAATGAATGGAGCATTTCCACCAAGCTCTAATGATATACGCTTGATAGTTGAAGCGGCTTGTTCCATTAACGTGCGCCCTACGGAAGTAGATCCTGTGAATGATATTTTTCTGATTTTTTCATTGGTTGCCAATTCCTTCCCAATTCCTTTGCTATCCTTAGAGGTAATAACATTGAATACCCCTTTAGGGATCCTGCTTTATCGGCTAACTTAGCTAAAGCAATTGCTGAGAATGGAGTTTGTGAAGCTGGTTTTAATACTACTGTACAACCTGCTGCCAATGCTGGTCCTACTTTGCGTGTTATCATAGCCAATGGAAAATTCCAAGGGGTAATGGCTGCCACCACACCAACACCTTGTTTAATGGTTTGCATCCGGGTATTGCCTGCCAAAGAGGGGATAGTTTCTCCATAAGCTCTTTTTCCCTCTTCTGCAAACCAGTCAATAAATGAATTGGCATAGTCTACCTCTGTCAATGATTCTTGGAGAGGTTTACCACTCTCTAAGGTCATAATTTTCAGCAAGTTCTTGTTTGTGTTCGTTGATTAAATTATAAAGATTCCTGAGCATCTTGGATCGTTCGCCTACAGGGGTTGATTTCCAGACTTCCCAAGATTTATGGGCTGTATCGATGAATTTCTGACAATCCTTAACAGTTAAGTCTGGCAATGAACCCACGGGTTTTAACGTGGATGGATTGATGACCTCAAATGTTTTTTTGGAACTGATAAACGCTCCGTTTAGATATGCTTTTTCAATTAATAGGGAATTCTTCATAGTCTATTTTTTTATCGAACAATTGGTTTAAAGAAATGTTTATTCTAAAGTAGAACCATGGGGTTCAAAAACAAAATGGAGGTATAAAACCTCCATTTCAATATTATTAAAGATTATTTAGGGAATGTCCCATTTTATCTCTTTTTGTTTTCAAGTAACCTTCATTATATTTATTTGGAACGATTTCGATAGGCACATTGTCTACCACTTCCAAGCCGTATCCAATTAATCCAGCACGTTTTGTTGGGTTGTTTGACATCAATTTCATTTTGTCACGCCCATATATCTCAATATTTGTGCTCCGACACCGTAATCACGTAAATCAGGTTTAAATCCTAATTGAAGATTTGCATCGACAGTATCTACACCATTTTCTTGAAGCTTATAGGCCATGTAGCTTATTCACTAATCCTATCCCTCTACCTTCTTGATTCATGTATACAATAATACCTTTACCTTCTTTTTGGATCATTTCCATAGATTTATGAAGTTGCGGTCCACAGTCACAACGGCAAGAACCAAAAATATCACCTGTCACACAAGAGCTGTGCACTCTCACCAAGATAGGTTCATCTTCATTCCATTCACCTTTGTAGAGTGCCAAATGTTGTTCGCCAGTATTCTTTTGAGTGAAGGCTTTCATTTTGAAATCTCCCCATTCCGTTGGCATTTCAACACTTACTTCTTCTTTAATTAGGGTATCATGTTTCAGGCGGTACTCAATTAAATCCTCAATGGATACTATTTTCAAGTCGAAACGTTCAGCTACTTTGATTAAGTCTGGTAAGCGTGCCATTTCACCATCATCCTTTAAGATTTCAACAAGTACACCTGCGGGTTCAAATCCTGCCAAACGAGCTAAGTCTACAGATGCTTCTGTGTGACCTGTTCTTCGCAATACGCCCCCGTCTTTAGCTATCAAAGGGAAAATATGACCTGGACGACCTAATTCCTCCGGTCTGATATTTGGATCAATTAATGCTTTAATGGTTTTTGAACGGTCTGAAGCAGATATTCCTGTGGTACAGCCATATCCTTGAAGATCCACAGAAACAGTAAAATTAGTTTCATACACCGCAGTATTGGTATTTACCATCAATCCTAGGTTTAACTCCTTACAACGCTCCTCAGTTAAAGGTGCACAAACAAGGCCTCTACCATGGGTAGCCATGAAATTTATGATTTCTGGAGTAGCATTACGTGCTGCAGTGACAAAATCCCCCTCATTCTCACGGTCCTCATCGTCGACAACAATAATGACCTTTCCTGCTTTAATGTCCTCGATTGCTTCTTCAATCGTATTTAATTGGATTTTCATTTGCTTTTAATATTGTTACAAAGGTAGGGCTTATTAACCATTATTTTATAAGTATGTTGTCATAAATCTTGCCTCTACACTAAATACATACAGGGGAAAACTTATTTAAATTGGTTTGACAAATCATTTGTTGTTTAAACAATCATTTCACTAAAATTAGAATATTCTCTTATAAAATCAAAATCTGAAAAGAATTAAGATGAATGTTGAATCCTGAACTCTTGTGGTTTAATATGATAGTGATCAAAATAAACCTTAGAGAAATGATGAGAATACTTAAAACCTGTCAAGAAAGCAATTTCCTTAATTTCTAAATCAGAATTTAATAAGAGATATTTTGCACGTTTTAATTTTTGCTTTCTAATATAACTGAATACAGTATCATCAAATAAATCCTTGAACGCATTTTTCAATTTATATTCATTGATTCCGAATTTTCGGGTCAAAGTTTTTAAATGTAATTCTTCATGAAAATGCTCATCCAGGTAACTTTTTATATTTAACATAATTTCAATGTCATTCTGCGACCATTTCACAGCGTTTAGCTGATTGTTTGCGCCGGCAAAAACAGTAATGATCAACTCTAGAGCTTTTGTCCTTATAAACTGTTTGGCAAATTCAGATTGATATCGATGATTCAGCAACTCATCGATTAATTTTTTTTGATGTTCATTAATCACTGATGCCTCACGGTAAAAGGTGTAATTCTTTAACAAAAAATGCTCTCGTAAATGCTTTTCAGAATAACCTTGAGTTTTAAGTAATTCAAATAAATAATCTTCCTCAATATGAATTCCAAGACTTTTCTAGAGCTGTTATACGCAATATATCCATTGGTCTTAGGGATATTGATAAATTGGTAATGGTTTCCTGGAATAACAATAGATTTATTGTTGACACTTTCAAAATTAGAGTTTCCTTCTATTTCAAACTGTACTTTGATCATTGGAAACTGGTGGTTCACTCTTAAGAGAAAGGGTTGATGTAGCTTCCACTCTTGAAAACTGACGGTTACCATGTCATCATGATACTTCATTAATTTGCCTTCAAAAAGTTCGTTATTAATTAATTTGAGCTCAAATCCATGGGTAAGTTGTTGATGATCAGAGGAATCTAAAAGTTCATGTAAATGATCTTTGCCATAGAGTTCTTTTAGTGTCACTGTCTTCATTTTATCCTTTATATGTTGTCTTATATCCCTTAAATGTTATCACTGGAATTTCAAATGTAATACTTTTGCCTCATTATTTATATTTAATCTAAATAAGTTTTATATATGTTTGGAAATTTTACTCAACAATTTTTAAAGGTTACATTAACGATTTCTATCTTAATCTTAATTCCAATTGTTTTATTAGCCCAACAGACGGGCATCATCCAAGGTGAGGTTTATACCATTGATGGTAAACCATTATCCTATGCTTCCATCCGCTTAAAGGATACACGTTATAATACAGCCGTAGATGAAACGGGACATTATACATTAACTGCTCCTGTTGGCAAATATGTTCTACAAGTAACTTATGCAAATTATACGGTCGAAGAAGTTCCTGTAACCATTCAATCTGGACAAACTTTGCAAGTGGACCGTATAACGGTACAGTCCAATTCTACGCAATTAAGAGAAGTCATTGTATCGGATATCCAAAGGAATAAATACGCAAGGAAAGAAACTCAGGATATCGCGAGAATGCCCTTGGCAAATCTAGAAAATCCACAAGCATATAGTGTCATTACAAAAGAGTTGATCATGGAAACGGCGGCAACAGATTATGTTTCTGCTTTAGGTCAAGTTCCTTCAGCTGTAGTTTCCAATGGTGTTAACGACAGTGGGAATGGCATATTATTGCGTGGTTTTTCGACTTTTAATTCAGGAATGGTTAGGAATGGCCTTCCGGTGAACACGAGAGCTGTATCTGAAATATTCAACTTAGAGAAGGTTGAAGTATTAAAGGGTCCTTCTGCAACACTTTTTGGTGCTCAAGTAACTTCATACGGTGGTGTGGTTAATAACGTTACCAAGAAACCATTCGAATCCTTCAGGGGAGAGGTAAGTTACATTACCGGAAGTTTTGGTATGAACAGGTTGACCGCAGATGTTAATGCGCCGTTAAATAAAGACAGGACAGCATTGGGACGTTTCAACGTCATGGGAATGACCAATGATGGTTTTCAAAATGAAGGTAAGAGCAAGGCTTTTGGATTTGCGACCAGCTTATTGTTTAAAGCTGGAGCAAAGACCAATGTAAGGTTTGATGCTGATCTGTACAATTCTACAAAACCATTGGTAGCCTATTTACGAAATACAAATAAATTAACCATGTCAAATATGAAGGAATGGGATCTACCTTATGATCGATCCCTTACTTCAAATGATATCGCCACCAATAGGACCAACATTAACATTGGTGCCGAGATTGAGCACCAGATTTCAGAAAATTGGACTTCAAGAACTTCTTATTTGTACAATAACGCAGGAGACAAGGGTTCTGTATTTATGGTTCCCATGATTGTTGATGACAACAGAATTGAGCGTCGGTACAGAATATTTGATGATTACAGTCTGAATTTTTCCGTAATTCAGCAAAATTTCAATGGTTCTTATAAAGTAGGATCAGTAGAAAATAAGGTATTATTGGGGCTTGATGCGACATTCTATACCAATAAAAACCTATATATGGTTCCATTCTTCGCTATCTATGACACGGTTTCTGTGAAGGATCAGGTTTGGAAACCATTGACTCGTTCTGAGGTTGATCTTTCCAGAGGTGATAGGAGTTTTGGTGATGGTATTGATGATAGCAAGTACAATGTATCTAGTGCTTATCTTTCTAATGTTACAAATATCTCGGATCGATTTTTCGTAATGCTGAGTGCTAGGGTTAATAGATTCCAACAAGGTACCATTAAATCTTATAGTCCGGGGCAGCCTGAAATAAAAGACGAGAATGGTAAGGTAGAGCAAAGAGCAACACCAGAATCTTATACCGAGACTGAAGGCTATACTCAAGTCAATGTTTCTCCCAAAATCGGACTAGTATATCAACCTATAAAAGACAAGGTTTCGATTTTTGCGAATTACATGAACAGTTTCACGAACATTGCTGCATCCAGAGGTATTGCCAATATTAATGATGATCCTGAACAAGCGGATATTATCAAGTGGAAACCAGAGCAAGCAAACCAAATTGAGGCCGGTGCAAAATTCGAGCTGATGGATGGTCTTATCAATGCTACGGTTAGTTATTACAACATTAAGGTCACCAATAGGCTGATGGAAGTAACCACTGGGGTTAACATTCAGGACGGAGAGCAGAAAAGTGAGGGATTTGAAGTAGACCTCATTGCAAACCCTGTAAGAGGTTGGAATATTATTGCAGGCTATGGATACAATGATAATAAATATGTGAAGAGTGAAGAAGGTATCCTTGGGAAAACACCGGCATGGACTCCAAAACATGTAGCTAATTTATGGACATCATACAAATTCTTGGACAATGGAGTGAAAGGGTTGGGATTTGGAGCCGGATTTAATTATGTAGACAAAGTATTGATGAATATTGCAGATGATTTCTATATCCCATCTTACGCAGTAATTAATGGTACTGTATTTTATGACCAGCCCAAATACCGTATAGGTGTAAAATTAAACAACATTGCTAATATAAAATATTGGGATATGTATGGCAAACCGCAAAGGCCATTCGAATTCTTAGCTAATTTATCATTCAAGTTCTAATTTGATTTTTCTAATGCCCAACTACTGCGAGGAGAAATTCTTGCGGTAGTTTATTTCTAATCACCTATCAAGACATGCAAAATTTCGAACTGAAAACAAAACCTAAGCCAGTCAGCAGTGCTGCACCTCCTAAAAAGAAGGGTAAAAATTGGTTTACCCGATTAAACGCTTGGTTACACCTGTGGCCATCCATAGTTTCTGGATTGATTGTAGTCTTTGTATGTCTTACAGGGACTATTATCGTTTATTGCGATGAAATATTGGAACTTTCAGCTGGTGATGCCAAGTATGTGGAATTGGGAGGTCCTAAAGCTACTGCGGATCAAATGATGGAATCTGTCCAGAAATTTAATCCTAACCTTGAAATCTCTCAATTGGTTTTTTTCAATGATCCTAAGAGATCGGTTAGGGCTAGAGCTTTCAATGAGGAAACCAAAAAATTAAATCTTATCTATATCAATCCCTATACAGCTGAAGTTTTGAAAGTCGATTATACCATACATTTCTTCTTTGTAACTGCGCATCTTCATTCCAATCTATTGGCGCATGCATTTGGAGGATGGGTTGTTTTAATTTCTACCGTAATCTTTCTGATTAGCTGCATTACAGGATTGATCTTGTGGTGGCCGAAAAGATGGACGAAGAAGGCAAAACAGGATAGTTTCACGATCAAATGGAAAGCGAAGTTCAAAAGATTGAATTACGACCTTCACAATGTTTATGGATTTTATTCGCTGTTGTTGTGTTTTATTCTAAGTGCTACAGGCATCATTATCTTTTTTCATGGCTCCTTAGGCACGGCTATTATCACGTCATTTGGCGGGTCTGATGAGCATCTGGAGGCTGCATTGCCTGCAGAGGATAAATCAAAGACTTCCTTGGATCTTGCTCAATTTGCTTACCAAGCCTTGGAAAAAAATCCAGATAAGAAGAATGCATCCATTTGGCTTTATAGTCTCGATAATGTTGGTGCATATACCTTTCAGATGGGGGTATCAGGTTTAAAAAGCACGGAAAACCTAGGTATGGAAGTCTATGATAAATATAACGGTCAACATATTGAGGTTGAAAGGCCATTTGTCCTACATGAAAAGGTAGAGAACTATGTTTGGCAATTGCATATGGGCCAATGGTGGGGACAATTCGGGAAATTATCAACGTTCTTGGCGGGGGTGATTGCCACTTCATTGCCAATTACAGGATTCTTAATCTGGTGGGGCAGAAGAAAGAAAAAAAAGAAAGTATCTAGAGCTTAACATCTTTATCTATGAAAACAATAAGCCATTCCATTAAATATAATCTATATATATGCTATTACGTCTTAAACTATGTGCTTTATTGTTGTTGTTTTCAACGGTCCTTTTTGGACAAAGCAAAATTGAAGGAATTATCCATAACGAAGAAAATTCTGCCGTCAGTCAGGCTACCATTATATTGAAAAACCCTTTATCAGGAGATGAAAAATCAGTCAGTTCTAAAGATGATGGAAGTTTCTCTCTGGAAATCAAACCTGGAAGGTATGATCTGAAAATAACTTTATTGGGTTATTCCGAATTTCAGAAGAAGGATTTGGATATTCCCAATAATGGTTTGAAATTGGGAATTTTACAATTAACAGCAATTTTTCAGAACATTGAGGAAATTCAGGTAACAGGTGAGCGCAAGCTTATTGAGAGGAAATCGGACCGTATGGTTATCAATATTGAGAATAGCGTTTTGTCTGAAGGTATGACGGCTCTCGAAATACTCCAACGAGCACCTGCTGTTAAAGTGGATGATG
The Sphingobacterium daejeonense genome window above contains:
- a CDS encoding TonB-dependent siderophore receptor; its protein translation is MFGNFTQQFLKVTLTISILILIPIVLLAQQTGIIQGEVYTIDGKPLSYASIRLKDTRYNTAVDETGHYTLTAPVGKYVLQVTYANYTVEEVPVTIQSGQTLQVDRITVQSNSTQLREVIVSDIQRNKYARKETQDIARMPLANLENPQAYSVITKELIMETAATDYVSALGQVPSAVVSNGVNDSGNGILLRGFSTFNSGMVRNGLPVNTRAVSEIFNLEKVEVLKGPSATLFGAQVTSYGGVVNNVTKKPFESFRGEVSYITGSFGMNRLTADVNAPLNKDRTALGRFNVMGMTNDGFQNEGKSKAFGFATSLLFKAGAKTNVRFDADLYNSTKPLVAYLRNTNKLTMSNMKEWDLPYDRSLTSNDIATNRTNINIGAEIEHQISENWTSRTSYLYNNAGDKGSVFMVPMIVDDNRIERRYRIFDDYSLNFSVIQQNFNGSYKVGSVENKVLLGLDATFYTNKNLYMVPFFAIYDTVSVKDQVWKPLTRSEVDLSRGDRSFGDGIDDSKYNVSSAYLSNVTNISDRFFVMLSARVNRFQQGTIKSYSPGQPEIKDENGKVEQRATPESYTETEGYTQVNVSPKIGLVYQPIKDKVSIFANYMNSFTNIAASRGIANINDDPEQADIIKWKPEQANQIEAGAKFELMDGLINATVSYYNIKVTNRLMEVTTGVNIQDGEQKSEGFEVDLIANPVRGWNIIAGYGYNDNKYVKSEEGILGKTPAWTPKHVANLWTSYKFLDNGVKGLGFGAGFNYVDKVLMNIADDFYIPSYAVINGTVFYDQPKYRIGVKLNNIANIKYWDMYGKPQRPFEFLANLSFKF
- a CDS encoding PepSY-associated TM helix domain-containing protein — translated: MQNFELKTKPKPVSSAAPPKKKGKNWFTRLNAWLHLWPSIVSGLIVVFVCLTGTIIVYCDEILELSAGDAKYVELGGPKATADQMMESVQKFNPNLEISQLVFFNDPKRSVRARAFNEETKKLNLIYINPYTAEVLKVDYTIHFFFVTAHLHSNLLAHAFGGWVVLISTVIFLISCITGLILWWPKRWTKKAKQDSFTIKWKAKFKRLNYDLHNVYGFYSLLLCFILSATGIIIFFHGSLGTAIITSFGGSDEHLEAALPAEDKSKTSLDLAQFAYQALEKNPDKKNASIWLYSLDNVGAYTFQMGVSGLKSTENLGMEVYDKYNGQHIEVERPFVLHEKVENYVWQLHMGQWWGQFGKLSTFLAGVIATSLPITGFLIWWGRRKKKKKVSRA